One genomic region from Apodemus sylvaticus chromosome 1, mApoSyl1.1, whole genome shotgun sequence encodes:
- the Klk5 gene encoding kallikrein-5 produces MARAGGPWKWAMATLISTLVLGVSEPVLADNVSSCDNPSGTEPSGTNRDLNTDSKTGEDDRSDSSSRIINGSDCKKDAQPWQGALLLGPNKLYCGAVLISPQWLLTAAHCRKPVFRIRLGHHSMSPVYESGQQMFQGIKSIPHPGYSHPGHSNDLMLIKMNRKIRGSHSVKPVEIASDCPREGTRCMVSGWGTTSSSHNNFPKVLQCLNITVLSQERCKNSYPGQIDKTMFCAGDEEGRDSCQGDSGGPVICNGKLQGLVSWGDFPCAQPNRPGVYTNLCEFNKWIKDTMNSN; encoded by the exons ATGGCGAGGGCAGGAGGCCCCTGGAAATGGGCAATGGCTACCCTGATCTCAACCCTGGTTCTGGGGGTCTCAG AGCCTGTTCTTGCTGACAATGTTTCCTCTTGTGACAACCCCTCTGGCACCGAACCCTCTGGGACCAACAGAGACCTCAACACGGATTCCAAGACTGGGGAGGACGACCGTTCAGATAGCAGCTCTCGAATTATAAATGGGTCAGATTGCAAAAAGGATGCACAGCCATGGCAGGGAGCCCTGCTTCTGGGACCCAACAAGCTGTACTGTGGGGCTGTGCTGATCAGCCCACAGTGGCTGCTCACAGCAGCGCACTGCAGAAAGCC AGTGTTCAGAATCCGCCTGGGCCACCATTCCATGTCACCTGTCTACGAGTCTGGCCAGCAGATGTTCCAGGGGATCAAATCCATCCCCCACCCCGGTTACTCCCACCCTGGCCACTCCAATGACCTCATGCTCatcaaaatgaacagaaaaatcCGTGGCTCTCACTCAGTGAAGCCCGTCGAAATCGCCTCTGACTGTCCCCGCGAGGGGACCAGGTGCATGGTGTCTGGCTGGGGGACGACAAGCAGCAGCCACA ATAACTTCCCCAAAGTCCTCCAGTGCCTGAATATTACCGTGCTCAGCCAGGAGAGGTGTAAAAACTCCTACCCAGGACAGATAGACAAGACCATGTTCTGCGCTGGTGATGAAGAGGGAAGGGACTCCTGCCAG GGTGATTCCGGAGGTCCTGTGATCTGCAATGGCAAGCTACAGGGCCTTGTGTCCTGGGGTGATTTCCCCTGTGCTCAGCCCAACAGACCAGGTGTCTACACCAACCTGTGTGAGTTCAATAAGTGGATTAAGGACACCATGAACTCCAACTAA